One Streptomyces sp. NBC_00102 DNA segment encodes these proteins:
- a CDS encoding gamma carbonic anhydrase family protein, whose translation MIPDMLIDHEGMSPTVHPSAYVAPTATLCGDVRVGPGCRVLFGAVLTAEGGAVELGEGCIVMENAVLRGTRRDPLLLGRSVLVGPGSYLTGCTAEDEVFLAAGSRVFNGARIGTRSEVRINGIVHLRTVLPPDTTVPIGWIAVGDPVQVLPPQEHEAIWAVQKELDFPGYVFGLDRPADGESIMPAVSARFGRALGRHRDDREV comes from the coding sequence ATGATCCCGGACATGCTCATCGACCATGAAGGCATGTCGCCCACCGTGCACCCCTCGGCCTATGTGGCCCCGACGGCGACCCTCTGCGGGGACGTACGCGTCGGTCCCGGCTGCCGGGTACTGTTCGGCGCGGTACTGACCGCCGAGGGCGGGGCAGTGGAACTCGGCGAGGGGTGCATCGTCATGGAGAACGCGGTCCTGCGCGGCACCCGCCGGGACCCCCTGCTGTTGGGACGTTCGGTCCTGGTCGGCCCCGGCTCGTACCTGACCGGGTGCACGGCCGAGGACGAGGTGTTCCTGGCGGCCGGCAGCCGGGTCTTCAACGGGGCCCGCATAGGCACCCGATCCGAGGTACGGATCAATGGAATCGTGCACCTGCGCACCGTGCTGCCCCCGGACACGACGGTGCCCATCGGCTGGATCGCAGTCGGCGACCCGGTCCAGGTGCTTCCGCCGCAGGAACACGAGGCGATCTGGGCGGTGCAGAAGGAACTCGACTTCCCCGGCTACGTCTTCGGGCTGGACAGGCCCGCGGACGGCGAAAGCATCATGCCTGCGGTCTCGGCACGCTTCGGCCGCGCCCTGGGACGCCATCGCGACGACCGCGAGGTGTGA